In Streptomyces sp. NBC_00878, a single window of DNA contains:
- a CDS encoding FadR/GntR family transcriptional regulator: MSTSGRGLHGRVLESLGPAITAGEYPPGSVLRTDELAQRFEVSRSVMREAVRVLESMHLVESRRRVGVTVRPAYEWNVYDPQVIRWRLAGVDRPRQLRSLTVLRCAVEPVAAGLAAKHATAEQCAELTECALGMVANSRGHKLEGYLVHDVAFHRIVLNASGNEMFARLGDVVAEVLAGRTHHQVMFEDPDPAAVTLHVQVAEAIRAGDAVRAEELTREIVVGALQELDVLSPEP, translated from the coding sequence ATGAGCACATCGGGCCGGGGGCTGCACGGCCGTGTACTGGAGAGCCTCGGTCCCGCCATCACCGCGGGTGAGTACCCCCCGGGGAGCGTGCTGCGGACCGACGAACTGGCACAGCGTTTTGAAGTGTCACGCTCCGTGATGCGCGAGGCCGTCCGGGTCCTGGAGTCGATGCACCTGGTCGAGTCCCGCCGCCGGGTGGGTGTGACCGTACGTCCCGCGTACGAGTGGAATGTCTACGATCCCCAGGTCATCCGGTGGCGTCTGGCGGGCGTCGACCGGCCGCGCCAGCTGCGCTCCCTGACCGTGCTGCGCTGTGCTGTCGAACCGGTCGCCGCCGGCCTGGCCGCCAAGCACGCGACGGCCGAGCAGTGCGCCGAGCTCACCGAGTGCGCCCTCGGCATGGTGGCCAACTCGCGCGGCCACAAGCTGGAGGGGTATCTCGTCCACGACGTGGCCTTCCACCGGATCGTGCTGAACGCGTCCGGCAACGAGATGTTCGCCCGCCTCGGCGACGTGGTCGCCGAGGTCCTCGCGGGCCGCACTCATCACCAGGTCATGTTCGAGGACCCCGACCCGGCCGCCGTCACCCTGCACGTCCAGGTCGCGGAGGCCATCCGCGCGGGCGACGCGGTCCGCGCGGAAGAGCTGACCCGGGAGATCGTGGTGGGCGCGCTCCAGGAGCTGGACGTTCTGAGCCCGGAGCCCTGA
- a CDS encoding Arc family DNA-binding protein has translation MKHVNLRLPDDLHEQARAAADADDRSLNSWLVAVVRRAVTLGKTPNRPEGDSATPAPLRGSGHSPQP, from the coding sequence ATGAAGCATGTGAACCTCAGACTCCCCGACGATCTGCACGAACAGGCACGAGCCGCCGCCGACGCCGACGACCGCTCCCTCAACTCCTGGCTGGTCGCTGTCGTGCGACGCGCCGTCACCCTGGGCAAGACGCCGAATCGCCCTGAAGGCGATTCGGCTACCCCTGCCCCGCTACGCGGGAGCGGGCATTCACCCCAGCCCTGA
- a CDS encoding transposase has protein sequence MARFRMYPTPQQAEQMLQHCAHARYVWNLAVEQHAHWQPGRKSAPGFAEQCRQLTEARRENEWLRGGNADVQQQALKDFAKAKNARFNCGFGEPTWRRKFRHEGFRVIGTDRVAESNDDGTAKVNPKTGKQVMGRLVVVQRLNRRWAQVKVPGCGWVRFRLTRPGLPGAKTFRVTFRNGQWHAAFAVIPEPIGAPGTGEVIGIDRGVTITAALSDGRKLNCPQLTVKERAQIRKHQRRADRAPKGSERKTAEYAKVAKLKAREASRRKDWCEKTSTMLARTCDLVRFEKLNIKNMTRSAKGTREEPGKRVRQKAGLNRAILAQGWGLLRQRTEHKAPGRVEDVPAPCTSLRCSACGWIDKNSRKSQAEFVCSFCGFTCNADSNAAVNVAAGQGGILRPRRSAGAGGVTTATSRSSAREPQPNWVGIPLF, from the coding sequence ATGGCAAGGTTCCGCATGTACCCGACGCCGCAGCAGGCGGAGCAGATGCTCCAGCACTGCGCGCATGCCCGGTACGTGTGGAACCTGGCGGTTGAGCAGCACGCGCACTGGCAGCCCGGCCGGAAGTCCGCGCCGGGGTTCGCTGAGCAGTGCCGCCAGCTCACCGAGGCCCGGCGGGAGAACGAGTGGCTGCGCGGGGGAAACGCTGATGTGCAGCAGCAGGCGCTGAAGGACTTCGCCAAGGCCAAGAACGCCCGGTTCAACTGCGGCTTCGGCGAGCCGACCTGGCGGAGGAAGTTCCGGCACGAGGGCTTCCGCGTCATCGGCACCGACCGGGTTGCCGAGTCCAACGACGACGGCACCGCGAAGGTCAACCCGAAGACCGGCAAGCAGGTCATGGGCCGGTTGGTGGTGGTGCAGAGACTCAACCGCCGGTGGGCGCAGGTCAAGGTGCCCGGCTGCGGCTGGGTCCGCTTCCGCCTCACCCGCCCCGGCCTGCCTGGGGCGAAGACCTTCCGGGTCACCTTCCGCAACGGTCAGTGGCATGCCGCATTCGCCGTCATCCCCGAGCCGATCGGTGCACCGGGCACCGGCGAGGTCATCGGTATCGACCGTGGCGTGACGATCACCGCCGCTCTGTCGGACGGGCGGAAGCTGAACTGCCCGCAGCTCACGGTCAAGGAGCGGGCACAGATCCGCAAGCACCAGCGGCGGGCGGACCGCGCCCCGAAGGGCAGCGAGCGGAAGACGGCCGAGTACGCCAAGGTAGCCAAACTGAAAGCCCGCGAGGCCAGCCGGCGCAAGGACTGGTGCGAGAAGACTTCGACGATGCTCGCCCGCACCTGTGACCTGGTGCGGTTCGAGAAGCTGAACATCAAGAACATGACCCGCTCGGCGAAGGGCACCAGGGAGGAGCCGGGCAAGCGGGTGCGGCAGAAGGCCGGGCTGAACCGGGCGATCCTCGCCCAGGGCTGGGGCCTGCTCCGGCAGCGCACCGAGCACAAGGCTCCCGGGCGGGTCGAGGACGTGCCCGCCCCTTGCACCAGCTTGCGGTGCAGTGCCTGCGGATGGATCGACAAGAACTCGCGCAAGAGCCAAGCCGAGTTCGTCTGTTCCTTCTGTGGTTTCACCTGCAACGCGGACAGCAACGCAGCAGTCAACGTCGCGGCAGGACAGGGCGGGATTCTCCGCCCCCGGCGCTCAGCCGGTGCCGGAGGGGTGACAACGGCCACCAGCCGTTCGAGTGCCCGTGAACCTCAACCCAACTGGGTTGGAATCCCCCTCTTTTAA
- a CDS encoding YchJ family protein, whose product MPRRTPQSRNQRHSTPAHNPSCPCGLAETYERCCGRFHGGEGTAPTAEALMRSRYCAFVKRDEAYLLRTWHPRTRPARVEFDPGMRWTGLEILGTGEGTAFHSTGTVTFRASYAGGSLHERSRFERVGGAWVYLTSSPS is encoded by the coding sequence ATGCCCCGACGCACGCCGCAATCCCGCAACCAGCGCCATTCCACTCCCGCGCACAACCCCTCGTGCCCTTGCGGTCTTGCGGAGACGTACGAAAGGTGCTGTGGCCGATTCCATGGGGGTGAGGGCACGGCCCCCACCGCCGAGGCACTGATGCGCTCGCGCTACTGCGCATTCGTGAAGCGCGACGAGGCATACCTGCTGCGGACCTGGCATCCGCGCACGCGGCCGGCCCGCGTCGAGTTCGACCCGGGCATGCGGTGGACCGGTCTGGAGATCCTCGGTACGGGCGAGGGGACAGCCTTCCACAGCACCGGGACCGTGACGTTCCGGGCGTCGTACGCCGGGGGCTCGCTGCACGAACGGAGTCGGTTCGAGCGGGTCGGCGGGGCGTGGGTGTACTTGACATCCTCCCCCTCTTAA
- a CDS encoding phage tail sheath C-terminal domain-containing protein, with product MPMSAVNTARPTYPGVYVEELPSSARTISTVTTSVTAFVGHTRRGPLNEPVRVTSFTEFERRFGGLSSQSAVGYAVHQFFGNGGTVAVIVRVAKAGSGKAACVTLESTEGHSESAVLEVHAKEPGVWGNGLRVAVDYDTPCPDETFNLRVYDAKGEARESFTGLSMDASHGRYAPTVINAGSRLIRVEAVGEGRPDPSGTVSKPFGHELPDLAVDLTVKIGEVEREFTLYDPDCDGEAPSNVAELALLLERKLRALPDAPGKHAFAGAEVTVFGKRLQVVAGSTDPEDVVRFVGECANNLGLEASVNPPVFPLEGGEDGEAPGPRDLIGSEADKTGIQALRGVADVNLLVLPELAAYESTEDAITVVSAAQRLCQERRIFLLVDAPGTWVSVDTARAGLAAFDAVRGNHAGLYFPHLQLTDPLTGRLRSFPPSGAVAGVYARTDSERGVWKAPAGTEARLAGVHSLTVNLTDRETGLLNPLGVNCLRTMPMVGPLVWGARTLEGSDALDSEWKYVPVRRLALHVEESLQRGLQWVVFEPNDENLWQQIRLGASSYLHTLFRQGAFKGGTPREAYFVKCDHDTTTDEDIANGVVNVLVGIAPVRPAEFVIVRIQQTSGQFEL from the coding sequence ATGCCGATGAGCGCGGTGAACACTGCCAGGCCGACGTATCCCGGCGTCTACGTCGAAGAGCTTCCCAGCAGCGCCCGGACCATCTCGACCGTCACCACCTCGGTGACCGCCTTCGTGGGGCACACCCGGCGCGGCCCGCTGAACGAGCCGGTGCGCGTCACGAGCTTCACCGAGTTCGAGCGCCGCTTCGGCGGCCTCAGCTCGCAGAGCGCCGTCGGCTACGCCGTGCACCAGTTCTTCGGCAACGGCGGCACGGTCGCCGTGATCGTCCGCGTCGCCAAGGCGGGCAGCGGCAAGGCCGCCTGCGTCACCCTGGAGTCCACCGAGGGCCACAGCGAGTCCGCCGTCCTCGAAGTACACGCCAAGGAACCGGGCGTGTGGGGCAACGGCCTGCGCGTCGCCGTCGACTACGACACACCCTGCCCGGACGAGACGTTCAACCTGCGGGTGTACGACGCCAAGGGCGAGGCCCGCGAGAGCTTCACCGGTCTGTCCATGGACGCCTCGCACGGCCGGTACGCGCCGACCGTGATCAACGCGGGCTCGCGGCTCATCCGCGTCGAGGCCGTGGGCGAGGGCCGCCCCGACCCGTCCGGCACCGTCTCCAAGCCGTTCGGGCACGAACTGCCCGATCTCGCCGTCGACCTGACCGTCAAGATCGGCGAGGTCGAGCGCGAGTTCACGCTGTACGACCCCGACTGCGACGGCGAAGCCCCGTCCAACGTGGCCGAGTTGGCCCTGCTGCTCGAACGCAAGCTCCGGGCCCTGCCCGACGCGCCGGGCAAGCACGCCTTCGCTGGCGCCGAGGTCACCGTCTTCGGCAAGCGCCTCCAGGTCGTCGCGGGCTCCACCGACCCCGAGGACGTCGTCCGCTTCGTCGGCGAATGCGCCAACAACCTGGGGCTGGAAGCCTCCGTCAACCCGCCCGTCTTCCCGCTGGAGGGCGGCGAGGACGGCGAAGCGCCCGGACCGCGCGACCTCATCGGCAGCGAGGCCGACAAGACCGGCATCCAGGCGCTGCGCGGCGTCGCGGACGTCAACCTGCTCGTCCTGCCCGAACTCGCGGCGTACGAGTCCACCGAGGACGCCATCACGGTCGTATCGGCGGCCCAGCGGCTCTGCCAGGAGCGGCGGATCTTCCTTCTCGTGGACGCGCCGGGCACCTGGGTCAGCGTGGACACCGCCCGCGCCGGACTCGCGGCCTTCGACGCCGTACGCGGCAACCACGCGGGCCTGTACTTCCCGCACCTCCAGCTCACCGACCCGCTCACCGGGCGGCTGCGCTCCTTCCCGCCCTCCGGCGCGGTCGCCGGGGTCTACGCGCGCACAGACTCCGAGCGCGGGGTGTGGAAGGCGCCGGCCGGCACCGAGGCACGGCTCGCGGGCGTGCACTCGCTCACGGTCAACCTCACCGACCGCGAGACCGGACTGCTCAACCCGCTCGGCGTCAACTGCCTGCGCACCATGCCGATGGTGGGCCCGCTCGTCTGGGGCGCGCGCACCCTGGAGGGCTCCGACGCGCTCGACAGCGAGTGGAAGTACGTACCCGTGCGGCGGCTCGCGCTGCACGTGGAGGAGAGCCTCCAACGCGGCCTGCAGTGGGTCGTGTTCGAGCCCAACGACGAGAACCTGTGGCAGCAGATCCGCCTCGGCGCCTCCTCGTACCTGCACACGCTGTTCCGTCAGGGCGCCTTCAAGGGCGGCACGCCGCGCGAGGCGTACTTCGTCAAGTGCGACCACGACACCACGACGGACGAGGACATCGCGAACGGCGTCGTGAACGTCCTGGTCGGCATCGCGCCGGTCAGGCCCGCCGAGTTCGTGATCGTCAGGATCCAGCAGACGTCCGGGCAGTTCGAGCTCTGA
- a CDS encoding phage tail protein — protein sequence MAEFTVNAQRFDPYKNFKFLVLWDGRTVAGISKISPLKRTTEVVKHRHGGDPSSPRKSPGRSEFEGITLERGVTHDPEFDRWANKVWQVGAGLGSEVSLADFRKDIVIQVLNEAGQVAVSHKLYRTWPSEYQVLGELDANANAVAIQSLKLECEGWERDYEVPEPEEPSFLNPA from the coding sequence ATGGCTGAGTTCACTGTCAACGCCCAGCGCTTCGACCCGTACAAGAACTTCAAGTTCCTCGTGCTGTGGGACGGTCGTACGGTCGCGGGCATCAGCAAGATCAGTCCGCTGAAGCGGACCACCGAGGTCGTCAAGCACCGGCACGGCGGCGACCCCAGCTCTCCGCGCAAGTCGCCGGGGCGCTCGGAGTTCGAGGGCATCACCCTGGAGCGCGGGGTCACGCACGACCCCGAGTTCGACCGCTGGGCCAACAAGGTCTGGCAGGTCGGGGCCGGTCTCGGCTCCGAGGTGTCCCTCGCCGACTTCCGCAAGGACATCGTCATCCAGGTCCTCAACGAGGCCGGTCAGGTCGCCGTCTCGCACAAGCTCTACCGGACCTGGCCGAGCGAGTACCAGGTCCTCGGCGAACTGGACGCCAACGCCAACGCGGTGGCCATCCAGTCGCTGAAGCTGGAGTGCGAGGGCTGGGAGCGGGACTACGAGGTGCCCGAGCCGGAGGAGCCCTCGTTCCTCAACCCCGCCTGA
- a CDS encoding DUF4255 domain-containing protein has protein sequence MSNALAIAHVTQALALLIEANLQPEIDMAVKVEPRKPSADPPAEPTITVFLYQVTPNTSQRNNDLPTRASDGTLLKRAAAALDLHFLISAYGEETELVGQRLIGSVVRTLHEIPVLPKDIIELAGEKPYLADSDLAEAAQRVRFTPTVMDIDETSKLWGMLHQTPYTLSVVYQAALVLIEGREVPVPAKPVERSSVRVLPFGAPGAPGAPGAPGAPVPAGASAEGGASGEADTGAAAKTPAKPEAKAGAKAGAKPAAKVAATVPTKTPAKAPVKAAAKAPARTRKEAQPNKAAQSGKSAQPGKSARGAAKSTGAAPSSTAGDGPERTEN, from the coding sequence ATGAGCAACGCACTTGCCATCGCCCACGTCACCCAGGCCCTCGCCCTGCTGATCGAGGCCAACCTTCAACCCGAGATCGACATGGCCGTCAAGGTCGAGCCGCGCAAGCCGTCGGCGGACCCGCCGGCCGAGCCCACGATCACCGTGTTCCTGTACCAGGTCACGCCCAACACCTCGCAGCGGAACAACGACCTGCCGACGCGCGCGTCCGACGGCACCCTGCTCAAGCGGGCCGCCGCGGCACTGGACCTGCACTTCCTGATCAGCGCCTACGGCGAGGAGACGGAACTGGTCGGGCAGCGGCTGATCGGTTCCGTGGTCCGGACGCTGCACGAGATACCCGTCCTGCCGAAGGACATCATCGAACTGGCCGGGGAGAAGCCCTACTTGGCGGACAGTGACCTGGCCGAGGCGGCGCAGCGGGTGCGGTTCACACCGACGGTGATGGACATCGACGAGACCTCGAAGCTGTGGGGGATGCTCCACCAGACCCCGTACACGCTGTCGGTGGTGTATCAGGCGGCTCTCGTCCTCATCGAGGGGCGTGAGGTGCCGGTACCGGCGAAGCCGGTGGAGCGGAGTTCAGTGCGGGTGCTGCCGTTCGGGGCACCTGGGGCACCCGGGGCACCGGGGGCGCCTGGGGCGCCGGTTCCGGCGGGTGCGTCCGCGGAAGGTGGGGCTTCCGGCGAGGCGGATACGGGGGCTGCCGCCAAAACGCCCGCCAAGCCGGAGGCCAAAGCGGGAGCCAAAGCGGGAGCCAAGCCTGCGGCGAAGGTCGCGGCCACGGTGCCGACGAAGACTCCCGCGAAGGCGCCGGTGAAGGCCGCTGCCAAGGCGCCGGCCCGTACCCGCAAGGAGGCGCAGCCCAACAAGGCTGCCCAGTCGGGCAAGTCGGCCCAGCCCGGCAAGTCGGCGCGCGGCGCGGCCAAGAGCACGGGAGCCGCGCCCTCCTCGACGGCCGGCGACGGCCCCGAGCGTACGGAGAACTGA
- a CDS encoding ATP-binding protein — MGDAMGGSPTLTAEIQRVLARVDAHAARVAKPGMGSGSGTGTVMGTGMGMASESEGGGDGSGGSDGSAGHPVQNPAGPATGPLDALVACFGLTAFERDLVLLTAAYELDATTAARCAAASGDPERAYPTFSLALAALAEPHWSALTPVAPLRRWRVVELDDDSRLTLSRLRLDERILHFLLGSPYLDARLHGQLRRTPVPDELPPSYDLAASRVAAGWTTGARPDAPLLVEVVGGDLRSRADIAAAAAARSGLGLYAMSAEDIPTDPADRDRLARLWQREAILLPAALLVETGELDRDQRAATDAFLAGAAVPVVVSSPDPRQTDRPHGERVAVPHLDDEEQLDLWAGAFEDVADIGESELRSLVAQFQLPPHVVRSAAAAVRRDLPGEDELDAGRLAWRAGLNEARIGMDELGRRIEPEAGWGDLVLHERQTSVLREIVAHVRQRATVHQEWGFAATLRRGLGVTALFAGGSGTGKTLAAEVMAKELGLDLFIIDLSQVVSKYIGETEKNLRKVFDAAEAGGALLLFDEADALFGKRSEVKDSHDRYANLEVSYLLMRMEAYRGLAILTTNMKKALDTAFMRRIRFVVDFPFPAEHERAEIWRRVLPSRTPTKGIEPELLAQLTVAGGSIRNIALSGAFLAAEEGDRLQMRHMLAAARTEYLKLERSLTPGEVRGWV, encoded by the coding sequence ATGGGCGACGCGATGGGCGGCAGCCCGACGCTGACCGCGGAGATCCAGCGCGTCCTGGCCCGCGTCGACGCCCACGCGGCGCGCGTGGCCAAGCCGGGCATGGGCTCCGGCTCGGGTACGGGTACGGTCATGGGCACGGGCATGGGCATGGCATCCGAGTCCGAGGGCGGTGGCGACGGGAGTGGTGGAAGCGACGGCTCCGCCGGTCACCCCGTACAGAATCCGGCGGGCCCGGCGACGGGCCCCCTCGACGCGCTCGTCGCCTGCTTCGGTCTCACCGCCTTCGAGCGGGACCTCGTACTCCTCACCGCCGCCTACGAGTTGGACGCCACGACCGCCGCCCGGTGTGCCGCCGCGAGCGGTGACCCGGAGCGTGCGTACCCCACCTTCTCGCTCGCGCTGGCCGCCCTCGCCGAACCGCACTGGAGTGCGCTGACCCCGGTCGCGCCCCTGCGGCGCTGGCGGGTCGTCGAGCTGGACGACGACTCGCGGCTGACGCTGTCCCGGCTGCGGCTCGACGAGCGCATCCTGCACTTCCTGCTCGGCTCGCCCTACCTGGACGCGCGCCTGCACGGCCAGTTGCGCCGCACGCCGGTTCCGGACGAGCTGCCCCCCTCGTACGACCTGGCCGCGAGCCGGGTCGCCGCGGGCTGGACGACCGGTGCCCGGCCGGACGCGCCGCTTCTCGTCGAGGTGGTCGGCGGCGATCTGCGCAGCCGGGCCGACATCGCCGCCGCGGCTGCCGCACGCTCCGGGCTCGGGCTGTACGCGATGAGCGCCGAGGACATCCCCACCGACCCCGCCGACCGCGACCGGCTGGCCCGGCTGTGGCAGCGCGAGGCGATCCTGCTGCCCGCCGCCCTGCTCGTGGAGACCGGCGAGCTCGACCGTGACCAGCGCGCGGCCACCGACGCGTTCCTCGCCGGGGCAGCCGTCCCTGTCGTCGTGTCGAGTCCCGACCCGAGGCAGACGGACCGGCCGCACGGCGAGCGGGTGGCCGTGCCGCACCTGGACGACGAGGAGCAACTCGACCTCTGGGCAGGCGCGTTCGAGGACGTCGCCGACATCGGCGAGAGCGAACTGCGGTCGCTGGTCGCGCAGTTCCAGCTGCCGCCCCATGTCGTACGTTCCGCTGCCGCCGCCGTACGCCGCGATCTGCCCGGCGAGGACGAGCTGGACGCGGGCCGACTCGCCTGGCGGGCCGGGCTGAACGAGGCCCGGATCGGCATGGACGAGCTGGGCCGTCGCATCGAGCCCGAGGCGGGCTGGGGCGACCTCGTGCTGCACGAACGGCAGACGAGTGTGCTGCGCGAGATCGTCGCGCACGTGCGGCAGCGGGCAACCGTCCACCAGGAGTGGGGATTTGCCGCCACCCTGCGCCGCGGCCTTGGCGTCACCGCGCTGTTCGCGGGCGGCTCGGGCACGGGCAAGACCCTCGCCGCCGAGGTCATGGCCAAGGAACTCGGCCTCGATCTGTTCATCATCGACCTGTCCCAGGTGGTCAGCAAGTACATCGGCGAGACGGAGAAGAACCTGCGGAAGGTCTTCGACGCCGCCGAGGCCGGTGGCGCCCTCCTCCTCTTCGACGAGGCCGACGCCCTGTTCGGCAAGCGCAGCGAGGTCAAGGACAGCCACGACCGGTACGCCAACCTCGAAGTCAGCTATCTGCTGATGCGCATGGAGGCCTACCGGGGTCTCGCGATCCTCACCACCAACATGAAGAAGGCCCTGGACACGGCGTTCATGCGGCGGATCCGGTTCGTCGTGGACTTCCCGTTCCCGGCCGAGCACGAGCGTGCCGAGATCTGGCGCCGGGTGCTGCCCTCGCGGACCCCGACGAAGGGCATCGAGCCGGAGCTGCTCGCCCAACTGACCGTCGCCGGCGGCTCGATCCGCAACATCGCCCTGTCCGGAGCCTTCCTCGCCGCCGAGGAGGGCGACCGGCTCCAGATGCGGCACATGCTCGCGGCGGCCCGCACCGAGTACCTCAAGCTGGAGCGCTCCCTGACGCCGGGGGAGGTCCGCGGATGGGTGTGA